A single genomic interval of Pseudomonadota bacterium harbors:
- a CDS encoding bifunctional homocysteine S-methyltransferase/methylenetetrahydrofolate reductase — protein sequence MTKLNDGVVLTDGAIGTMLYAAGTPLDDCFDALNLSAPEAVAAVHRTYLEAGADIIETNTFGANRFRLEGFGLAAKVRQINRQGVRLAREAREVSGSSALVAGSIGPTARTLAPFGTTSAADVQAAFQEQIEAMVEAGVDLLVIETIGNLDEMTVAIAAAKAVCDLPIVANMTFAEDGRTIGGSSPEEVVDRLAPLGVTTIGANCSVGPQLLLPVVATMARRLEHMPGERRPWLSCLPNAGWPAHVAGRVIYRSSPEYFGHFARQAADLGVRLIGGCCGTTPAHTRAMREALTAWRQERSDPGLALATATTSAATIDLIEPAPAPELAPAEGPSSLARKLEGGKFIVAVEIDPPKGLNPAKALDGARLLREAGVDAINVADSPMARVRMSALTICYLIQHQVGVETILHLTTRDRSLMGLQSDLLGAHAVGVRSILALTGDPPSLGDYPDSSAVYDIDSTGLIRVLTRLNNGTDSAGAAIGKRANFLIACAVDPTREDLAHEAARLRAKLEAGANFVMTQPIFDPAVWRRFLDVYGAERLPVPVLIGILPLQSTKHAEFLHNEVPGITLTDEARARMRRAGAEGRAEGVTMAQELLLQLRPHVQGVYLMPSFGRYEVAAEVLRVLD from the coding sequence TTGACCAAGCTGAACGACGGGGTGGTGCTGACCGACGGCGCGATCGGGACCATGCTCTACGCGGCGGGGACGCCGCTCGACGACTGCTTCGATGCGCTCAATCTCTCGGCCCCGGAGGCGGTGGCGGCGGTGCATCGGACCTATCTGGAAGCGGGCGCCGACATCATCGAGACCAATACCTTCGGCGCCAACCGGTTCCGTCTGGAGGGGTTCGGCCTGGCGGCCAAGGTGCGTCAGATCAACCGGCAGGGGGTGCGCCTGGCCCGCGAGGCGCGGGAAGTGAGCGGCTCCTCGGCCCTGGTGGCGGGCTCGATCGGGCCGACCGCGCGCACCCTGGCCCCGTTCGGCACGACCTCCGCGGCCGATGTCCAGGCCGCGTTCCAGGAGCAGATCGAGGCGATGGTCGAGGCCGGGGTCGATCTCCTGGTGATCGAGACCATCGGCAACCTGGATGAGATGACGGTCGCCATCGCCGCCGCCAAGGCGGTCTGCGACCTTCCCATTGTGGCCAACATGACCTTTGCCGAGGATGGCCGCACCATCGGCGGTAGCTCGCCGGAAGAAGTGGTCGACCGCCTGGCGCCACTGGGCGTGACCACGATCGGCGCCAACTGCTCGGTCGGGCCGCAACTCTTGTTGCCGGTGGTGGCGACCATGGCCCGGCGGCTGGAGCACATGCCGGGCGAACGGCGGCCGTGGCTTTCCTGCCTGCCGAACGCTGGCTGGCCGGCGCATGTCGCCGGGCGCGTCATCTATCGCTCATCCCCGGAATACTTCGGCCACTTCGCGCGGCAGGCGGCGGACCTCGGCGTCCGGCTGATCGGCGGTTGCTGCGGCACCACCCCGGCCCACACCCGGGCGATGCGGGAGGCGCTGACCGCCTGGCGCCAGGAGCGGAGCGACCCGGGACTGGCCTTGGCGACTGCCACGACAAGCGCGGCCACGATCGATCTGATCGAGCCGGCGCCGGCGCCTGAGCTGGCCCCGGCCGAAGGCCCATCCTCCCTGGCCCGCAAGCTGGAAGGCGGCAAGTTCATCGTCGCGGTCGAAATTGATCCGCCGAAGGGGCTCAACCCGGCCAAGGCGCTCGATGGCGCCCGCCTGCTGCGCGAGGCCGGGGTTGACGCGATCAACGTCGCGGATTCGCCGATGGCGCGGGTGCGGATGAGCGCCCTGACCATCTGCTACCTGATCCAGCACCAGGTCGGGGTGGAGACGATCCTGCACCTGACCACCCGAGACCGGTCGCTGATGGGCCTGCAATCGGATTTGCTCGGGGCGCACGCGGTCGGGGTCCGCTCGATCCTGGCGCTGACCGGCGACCCGCCCAGCCTGGGCGACTATCCCGATTCCTCCGCCGTCTACGACATCGACTCCACCGGCTTAATTCGGGTGCTGACTCGCCTGAACAATGGCACCGACTCGGCCGGCGCCGCGATCGGCAAACGGGCCAACTTCCTGATCGCCTGCGCCGTCGATCCCACCCGCGAGGATTTGGCCCATGAGGCGGCCCGGCTCCGGGCCAAGCTGGAGGCGGGGGCGAACTTCGTGATGACGCAGCCGATCTTCGACCCCGCGGTCTGGCGCCGGTTCCTCGATGTCTACGGCGCCGAGCGGCTGCCGGTGCCGGTGTTGATCGGGATCCTGCCGTTGCAGAGCACCAAGCACGCCGAGTTCCTGCATAACGAGGTGCCGGGGATCACCCTGACCGACGAGGCGCGGGCCCGCATGCGCCGGGCGGGCGCCGAGGGCCGGGCGGAAGGCGTCACCATGGCTCAAGAACTGCTGCTGCAACTCCGGCCCCACGTCCAGGGCGTCTACCTGATGCCGTCGTTCGGCCGCTACGAGGTTGCCGCCGAGGTGTTACGGGTGCTGGACTGA